From a single Miscanthus floridulus cultivar M001 chromosome 8, ASM1932011v1, whole genome shotgun sequence genomic region:
- the LOC136473998 gene encoding uncharacterized protein has translation MGDHVAVDVGELVASRVGEAAGLVSGGKEETEALIGMVECRICQEEDLAKNLESPCACSGSLKYAHRECVQRWCNEKGDITCEICHESYKPGYTAPTQVHHDETTIEISGGDWTISGNRLDLHDPRILAMAAAQHHLLEDEYDEYTATNNNAAAFCRSIFLILMALLLLRHTLTITNSDDEDDASAIFSLFLLRAAGFLLPCYIMAWAISIMQRQRQRQEEAMLLPTEVAIILHRNGRTMQFAVAPPESPTSPQPEPNQ, from the exons ATGGGGGATCATGTCGCGGTGGATGTTGGGGAGCTCGTAGCGTCCCGAGTCGGTGAGGCAGCCGGGTTGGTGTCCGGCGGCAAGGAGGAAACGGAGGCGCTGATTGGGATGGTGGAGTGCCGCATTTGCCAAGAGGAGGACCTCGCAAAGAACCTCGAGAGCCCCTGCGCTTGCAGCGGCAGCCTCAAG TATGCTCACAGGGAATGTGTGCAGCGTTGGTGCAATGAGAAAGGAGATATAACCTGTGAAATCTGCCATGAG TCGTACAAGCCTGGTTACACTGCCCCAACCCAGGTGCATCATGATGAAACTACCATAGAGATAAG TGGTGGAGATTGGACCATCTCTGGCAACCGTTTGGATTTACATGATCCTAGAATATTGGCAATGGCTGCTGCTCAACACCATTTACTTGAAGATGAGTATGATGAATATACTGCAACAAACAACAATGCTGCTGCGTTTTGCCGCTCTATATTTCTGATT TTGATGGCCCTTCTGCTCCTGAGGCATACACTGACCATTACTaacagtgatgatgaagatgatgcatcTGCTATTTTCTCG CTATTTCTTTTGAGAGCAGCTGGATTTTTGCTGCCATGCTACATTATGGCTTGGGCTATTAGTATCATGCAGCGTCAAAGACAAAGACAG GAAGAAGCAATGCTATTGCCAACGGAAGTGGCGATCATTCTGCACCGGAACGGAAGAACAATGCAATTTGCGGTGGCACCACCAGAATCTCCTACCTCACCTCAGCCCGAGCCAAACCAATAG